A window of the Acanthochromis polyacanthus isolate Apoly-LR-REF ecotype Palm Island chromosome 10, KAUST_Apoly_ChrSc, whole genome shotgun sequence genome harbors these coding sequences:
- the her5 gene encoding hairy-related 5, with the protein MRRKVSKPQMEKRRRERINHSLETLRLLVLESTNSEKLKNPKVEKAEILESVVEFLKTERDTKKGHQAVKTILSSKERPSCSRQQSYQDGMRSCLLRVSQFVASKSQEDTGGGAVQAPFVLPEPQTQSSAPGLIHIHSAGASAALSPQHHSLPFSHSSGLRCDTGRLLPSTASTHMTDPVWRPWP; encoded by the exons ATGAGGAGG aAGGTCTCCAAACCTCAGATGGAGAAACGCAGACGGGAGCGGATCAACCACAGTCTGGAGACGTTACGACTTCTGGTGCTGGAGAGCACAAACAGTGAG AAATTAAAGAATCCAAAGGTGGAGAAGGCTGAGATCCTGGAGAGTGTGGTGGAGTTCCTGAAGACAGAGAGGGACACGAAGAAGGGTCACCAGGCCGTGAAGACGATCTTGTCCAGCAAGGAGAGGCCAAGCTGCTCCCGCCAGCAGAGCTACCAGGACGGCATGAGGTCCTGCCTGCTGAGGGTCAGTCAGTTCGTAGCCAGCAAGAGCCAGGAGGACACCGGAGGAGGTGCAGTTCAGGCTCCATTTGTGCTTCCTGAGCCCCAGACTCAGTCCTCCGCTCCGGGACTCATCCACATCCATTCTGCCGGGGcttcagcagctctgtctcCTCAGCACCACAGCCTCCCCTTCAGCCACAGCAGCGGCCTCCGCTGTGACACCGGCAGGCTGCTGCCCTCCACGGCCTCCACACACATGACTGATCCGGTGTGGAGGCCTTGGCCCTGA